DNA sequence from the Parasphaerochaeta coccoides DSM 17374 genome:
TAGACGGAATCATCAGCGTCCGCTCTTTCCAGGAATTTCTTGAGCATAGTGTTTACCCCTTCTTTATGATGTTGCGTATACCTTCCTGTTCCAGGATTCCGTAAAAAAAATCCATTTCCTGATCAGTCAGAGCCGGATTTTTTACGGGGTAATCCTTTTCCATCGCACTATATTTGCTTCGGCACAGGGGATTATAATTCAGCAGTTCGTATTTGGTCTCAGGATTCGTATCTGCCACGTACCGGGCAATGGCACGGATATTTTCCTCGGTAGCCGTATAGCCAGGAATCAACGGGGTGCGTACGAGGACATCAGCCCCCGAACTGACCAGGTAGGCATAGTTGTCAAGAATCTGTTCATTGGACGCGCCAATTTGTTTGTGGTCACGTGCATTCCAGTATTTGATGTCCACCAGAAACTGGTCTACCAAGGGAAGCATGGCTTCAAATTCTTTCCGGGGAGCCAGCAGGCATGTTTCCATGGCAGTGTTGACGCCGGAATCCTTGCAGCGTTTCAGTACAGATCGGGCAAATTCAGGTTGCGCCATTACTTCTCCGCC
Encoded proteins:
- a CDS encoding glycyl-radical enzyme activating protein is translated as MNGTVFAITRFAVHDGSGIRTTLFLKGCPLKCPWCQNPEGIKQHISLWHSPSACIQCGICVETCPERALELDGRIHIDKKHCTGCGMCIEKCPAAAMAFDGWVISDHEAAELLLRDRPFFGDSGGVTLSGGEVMAQPEFARSVLKRCKDSGVNTAMETCLLAPRKEFEAMLPLVDQFLVDIKYWNARDHKQIGASNEQILDNYAYLVSSGADVLVRTPLIPGYTATEENIRAIARYVADTNPETKYELLNYNPLCRSKYSAMEKDYPVKNPALTDQEMDFFYGILEQEGIRNIIKKG